From Shewanella yunxiaonensis, the proteins below share one genomic window:
- the rne gene encoding ribonuclease E, with amino-acid sequence MKRMLINATQSEELRVALVDGQQLYDLDIESPGHEQKKANIYKGKITRVEPSLEAAFVDYGAERHGFLPLKEIGREYFPKGYSFQGRPSIKEVVSEGQEVIVQIDKEERGNKGAALTTFISLAGSYLVLMPNNPRAGGISRRIEGDERTELKEAMSELDVPNGMGLIVRTAGVGKAATELQWDLKILLQHWTAIQDAAASRPAPFLIHQESNVIVRAIRDYLRREVGEILIDHPKVFERAKEHVALVRPDFVERVKLYKAEVPLFTHYQIESQIESAFQREVRLPSGGSIVIDPTEALTSIDINSARATKGGDIEETALNTNLEAADEIARQLRLRDLGGLIVIDFIDMTPVRHQREVENRLRDAVQTDRARIQLARISRFGLMEMSRQRLRPSLEESAAHICPRCHGQGTVRGTESLALSILRLIEEEAIKDNTTQIEAIVPVDVAAFLLNEKRKAIRITEERHDVEVYIIPDPHMTTPDYRVVRHRDDDEIDEASYKRAEVPQSQLYEPRKLERAAAAQPVLSGFATPAAPVVQSAPVKASPVKAEKPSVEAKPGLLSKLFKALAAMFSSAESAEEKSAAAKPQTDKGASGNKRRPPRNNDRNADRNNRRRKPAIDKDNDAETTAVTAAADDSKNEKSSRKRTPRNARNAEKAESNKSKNVSEKDTTSQASSATPESVEEPKQEVVRERRQRRDLRRKVRIEKQPGDEIAASNDVVEAKADNVPVPEEKPTRRPRKQEPKTEKVEVADTETADVTAVTEIAAATSVSEKPVQVELDTAATDVTNTEVNEAETTETEAADAETNGKRDGQRRSRRSPRHLRAAGQRRRRDEQQKEPAADEAAITSAETVAEVAEPAETEPAQQQIALALDEQTTTTSATVAANVGEVTPAVTVATSAHEVVAEAPQSQTEVVTEKVVETVEATNVSAATPAAAEPVVAAQNETELEIAAEVIETPKAVDVAVNADTEALSSTATAAVAGAVVETQPVVENVTTEATAAKDLAEVEPAIVAEESQLTEAAAVVHANSAASAPMSKPSAVVPKAVKVAVQAETEAPAAVVAEPIKAPVSRFSAMVGSSMSKPQVEARAKVDVPHGHEYQAEETPVAPKHSFGNAATSDMAKPE; translated from the coding sequence ATGAAAAGGATGCTAATTAATGCAACTCAGTCAGAAGAGTTGCGCGTTGCCTTAGTGGATGGGCAGCAACTGTATGATTTAGATATAGAAAGTCCAGGCCACGAACAGAAAAAAGCCAATATTTACAAAGGTAAAATTACCCGCGTAGAACCCTCTCTGGAAGCTGCATTCGTTGACTACGGTGCTGAGCGCCATGGCTTCCTGCCACTCAAAGAAATTGGTCGTGAATACTTCCCAAAAGGTTATTCCTTTCAGGGACGCCCAAGTATTAAAGAAGTGGTCAGTGAAGGTCAGGAAGTTATTGTCCAGATCGATAAAGAAGAACGTGGTAATAAAGGTGCTGCACTAACCACTTTCATCAGTCTTGCCGGTTCCTATCTGGTACTGATGCCTAACAATCCTCGTGCTGGTGGCATCTCTCGCCGTATTGAGGGTGACGAGCGCACAGAACTGAAAGAAGCGATGTCAGAGCTTGACGTACCAAACGGTATGGGCCTGATCGTGCGTACGGCTGGTGTAGGAAAAGCGGCTACCGAATTGCAATGGGACCTCAAAATTCTGTTGCAACATTGGACCGCAATTCAGGATGCAGCAGCCAGTCGCCCGGCGCCATTTCTTATCCATCAGGAAAGTAATGTTATCGTCCGTGCTATCCGCGATTATCTGCGTCGAGAAGTCGGTGAAATCCTTATCGACCATCCAAAAGTATTCGAACGCGCCAAAGAACACGTAGCGTTGGTTCGCCCGGATTTTGTCGAACGCGTAAAACTTTATAAAGCCGAAGTACCACTGTTCACGCATTACCAGATTGAATCGCAGATTGAATCTGCGTTCCAGCGTGAAGTACGTTTGCCATCCGGTGGCTCTATCGTTATCGATCCAACGGAAGCGCTGACCTCTATTGATATCAACTCTGCCCGAGCAACTAAAGGCGGTGATATTGAAGAGACAGCCCTGAACACCAACCTGGAAGCTGCTGACGAAATTGCGCGCCAATTGCGCCTGCGTGACCTCGGCGGTCTGATTGTAATCGACTTCATCGACATGACACCGGTACGTCATCAACGTGAAGTAGAAAATCGTTTGCGCGATGCGGTACAAACTGACCGTGCCCGTATCCAATTAGCCCGCATCAGCCGTTTCGGTTTGATGGAAATGTCTCGTCAACGTCTGCGTCCATCACTGGAAGAGTCTGCCGCGCATATCTGTCCTCGCTGTCATGGTCAGGGAACCGTTCGCGGTACTGAATCACTGGCGTTGTCTATTTTGCGGCTGATTGAAGAAGAAGCAATTAAAGATAACACCACACAGATTGAAGCGATTGTGCCGGTTGATGTTGCGGCATTTTTGTTGAACGAGAAACGTAAAGCCATTCGTATCACTGAAGAGCGGCACGATGTTGAAGTCTATATCATCCCAGATCCGCATATGACCACCCCCGATTATCGGGTAGTGCGTCATCGCGATGATGATGAAATTGATGAAGCTAGCTATAAACGCGCAGAAGTACCGCAATCACAATTGTACGAGCCGCGTAAACTAGAACGCGCTGCAGCAGCACAACCAGTGTTGAGCGGTTTTGCGACACCGGCAGCACCAGTCGTTCAATCTGCCCCTGTCAAGGCAAGTCCAGTTAAAGCGGAGAAACCTTCCGTTGAAGCTAAACCCGGATTGCTTAGCAAGCTATTTAAGGCACTGGCCGCGATGTTCTCTTCTGCTGAATCTGCTGAAGAAAAAAGTGCAGCCGCTAAGCCTCAGACAGACAAGGGTGCTAGCGGTAATAAACGTCGTCCACCACGCAATAATGATCGTAATGCCGACCGCAACAACCGTCGTCGCAAACCAGCTATCGATAAAGATAATGATGCAGAAACCACTGCAGTAACGGCCGCTGCGGATGACAGTAAAAATGAAAAGTCATCTCGTAAGCGTACGCCAAGAAATGCTCGTAACGCTGAAAAGGCGGAAAGCAATAAGAGCAAAAACGTTAGTGAAAAAGACACTACGAGTCAGGCTAGTTCTGCCACACCTGAAAGTGTTGAAGAACCTAAACAGGAAGTTGTTCGTGAACGCCGTCAGCGTCGCGACCTGCGCCGCAAAGTACGCATAGAAAAGCAGCCTGGCGATGAGATCGCAGCCAGTAACGATGTTGTTGAAGCGAAAGCAGATAACGTGCCGGTACCAGAAGAAAAGCCAACTCGCCGCCCACGGAAACAGGAACCTAAGACTGAGAAAGTCGAAGTGGCTGACACAGAAACAGCTGACGTTACTGCCGTAACCGAGATTGCAGCAGCAACTTCAGTGTCTGAAAAGCCGGTACAGGTTGAGCTAGATACTGCAGCAACTGACGTAACAAACACTGAGGTTAATGAAGCTGAAACCACAGAAACTGAAGCTGCTGATGCTGAAACTAATGGTAAACGTGATGGCCAACGTCGGAGTCGTCGCAGCCCGCGTCATTTGCGTGCAGCTGGGCAACGTCGCCGCCGCGATGAACAGCAGAAAGAGCCTGCTGCCGATGAAGCCGCAATTACTTCGGCCGAAACCGTTGCTGAAGTTGCTGAACCTGCTGAGACTGAACCCGCACAGCAACAAATTGCTCTGGCACTTGACGAGCAGACCACCACTACTAGTGCCACAGTTGCGGCAAACGTTGGCGAAGTCACTCCAGCAGTGACAGTAGCCACTAGTGCTCATGAAGTGGTAGCAGAAGCGCCTCAATCTCAGACTGAAGTAGTGACAGAAAAAGTTGTTGAAACTGTTGAAGCTACTAACGTTTCCGCGGCCACTCCTGCCGCTGCAGAGCCAGTCGTAGCCGCGCAAAATGAAACCGAGTTGGAAATCGCAGCCGAAGTCATCGAAACGCCCAAGGCTGTAGACGTAGCTGTTAACGCTGATACCGAAGCGCTCTCTAGCACCGCAACTGCTGCTGTAGCCGGTGCGGTTGTCGAGACTCAACCGGTAGTTGAAAATGTCACAACTGAAGCCACCGCTGCAAAAGACTTGGCGGAAGTTGAACCTGCCATCGTCGCCGAGGAATCTCAACTGACCGAAGCCGCTGCCGTAGTGCATGCCAATAGCGCGGCCTCAGCGCCTATGTCGAAACCTAGTGCCGTAGTACCTAAGGCCGTGAAGGTTGCCGTGCAAGCTGAAACCGAAGCACCTGCTGCAGTGGTAGCTGAACCTATTAAGGCGCCGGTAAGTCGCTTCAGTGCTATGGTTGGCTCCAGCATGTCCAAGCCGCAAGTTGAAGCTAGAGCCAAGGTTGACGTACCTCACGGCCATGAATATCAGGCCGAAGAGACACCGGTAGCGCCAAAGCACAGCTTTGGCAATGCCGCGACATCAGATATGGCAAAGCCTGAATAA
- a CDS encoding SulP family inorganic anion transporter, with protein sequence MFDLIRHQHGSHRADVLSGLTVALALVPEAVAFAFVAHVAPMVGLYAAFIMGLVTAVIGGRPGMISGATGAMAVVMTALVESHGIQYLFAAVILAGLLQISAGILRLGKFIRIVPTPVMIGFVNGLAIVIFLAQLGQFQTKGADGHMHWISQPALLLMLGLVLLTMAIIHFLPKLTTAVPSSLVAILVVTALVAGLNLDTRTVVDYLQNMSGDATATIAGTLPSFAIPMVPLNWNTLYVILPYSGILAAVGLIESLLTLTVVDEMTQTRGQGNRECIGQGTGNLISGFFGAMGGCAMIGQSMININSGGRGRLSGITAAITLLCFILFAANFIEMIPLAALVGVMFMVVLGTFEWASFKMMRKVPKTDAFVIVLVTVVTVFTDLAIAVFVGVIVSALVFAWEHAKHIHAHRTETHEGRTCYQLKGPLFFGSTASFLDLFDANADQDEVVIDFRDSRVCDHSALEAIDTLAERYLKLGKRLHLQHLSEDCKKLLQQAGDMVEVDLLTDPKYRVADDQLA encoded by the coding sequence ATGTTTGATCTTATCCGCCACCAGCACGGTAGTCACCGTGCAGATGTCCTTTCGGGATTAACTGTTGCACTCGCATTAGTCCCAGAAGCGGTCGCCTTTGCTTTTGTCGCCCATGTCGCGCCCATGGTGGGTCTATATGCGGCGTTTATCATGGGCCTAGTCACCGCGGTTATCGGTGGCCGGCCCGGCATGATTTCCGGGGCTACAGGCGCAATGGCTGTGGTGATGACAGCCTTGGTTGAAAGTCATGGAATACAGTACCTGTTTGCCGCGGTCATCCTAGCTGGATTATTGCAGATTAGCGCCGGGATCTTACGCCTAGGAAAATTTATCCGCATCGTACCAACGCCGGTGATGATCGGTTTTGTGAATGGACTGGCGATTGTAATATTTCTGGCGCAGCTCGGACAATTTCAAACCAAAGGTGCAGACGGTCATATGCACTGGATATCGCAACCAGCACTGCTGTTGATGCTGGGGCTGGTATTGCTCACGATGGCAATTATTCATTTTCTGCCTAAGCTCACCACCGCAGTGCCATCATCATTAGTGGCTATTCTGGTTGTAACGGCACTGGTCGCAGGCCTGAATTTGGATACGCGTACCGTTGTCGATTACCTGCAAAACATGAGTGGTGATGCCACTGCTACCATCGCCGGAACGCTGCCTTCGTTTGCCATTCCCATGGTGCCGCTTAATTGGAACACACTCTACGTCATTCTGCCCTATTCCGGCATTTTGGCCGCTGTCGGCCTAATTGAATCGCTGTTAACGCTCACGGTTGTTGATGAAATGACGCAAACTCGCGGCCAGGGCAATCGTGAATGTATCGGCCAAGGGACCGGAAATCTTATCAGCGGTTTCTTTGGTGCTATGGGTGGCTGCGCCATGATCGGCCAGTCGATGATCAATATCAATTCCGGCGGGCGTGGCCGATTATCTGGTATCACTGCTGCCATTACTCTGCTGTGTTTTATCCTGTTTGCCGCTAACTTTATCGAGATGATCCCGCTGGCAGCATTAGTGGGCGTGATGTTCATGGTGGTTCTCGGAACATTCGAGTGGGCAAGTTTCAAGATGATGCGCAAAGTGCCAAAGACCGATGCGTTTGTGATCGTGTTGGTGACTGTGGTAACCGTGTTTACCGATCTGGCCATCGCGGTATTTGTTGGGGTCATAGTATCGGCACTGGTATTTGCCTGGGAACACGCAAAACACATTCACGCCCATCGCACAGAAACCCATGAAGGCAGAACTTGTTATCAACTCAAAGGCCCATTGTTTTTCGGTTCCACCGCTTCCTTTTTAGACCTGTTTGACGCCAATGCGGATCAAGATGAAGTAGTGATCGATTTCCGCGATTCTCGGGTTTGCGATCATTCCGCGCTGGAAGCCATCGATACCTTGGCTGAACGCTATCTCAAACTGGGCAAGCGACTGCATCTGCAACACCTGTCTGAAGACTGCAAAAAGCTGTTGCAGCAAGCTGGCGACATGGTAGAAGTGGACCTGCTAACCGACCCGAAATACCGTGTAGCAGACGATCAGCTAGCCTGA
- a CDS encoding bifunctional methionine sulfoxide reductase B/A protein — MPPLDDFERHVIEGKGTERPFSGQFYHHTAHGRYLCRKCGAPLYLSEHKFQAHCGWPAFDDEIPGAVARKTDADGQRTEILCANCGGHLGHVFVGENLTPKDLRHCVNSVSMVFEATDAKEDVAPTTALATFGGGCFWCTEAVFKSLQGVLQVTPGYAGGEESTAHYRRVCNGDTGHAEVVQIVYDPAQISYQQLLEVFFAAHDPTTLNRQGNDVGSQYRSVIFAHDEQQIATADAFIKALSQSGEYSTGIVTELSAYQTFYPAEAEHLDYYAGHQQQPYCALVIGPKLEKIRHYFADWQK, encoded by the coding sequence ATGCCACCATTAGATGACTTTGAACGTCACGTCATTGAAGGAAAGGGCACTGAGCGGCCTTTTAGCGGTCAGTTCTATCATCACACCGCACACGGGCGCTATCTGTGTCGTAAATGTGGTGCACCTTTGTATCTGTCAGAACACAAATTTCAGGCGCACTGTGGCTGGCCGGCGTTTGACGATGAGATCCCCGGCGCAGTTGCCAGAAAAACTGACGCCGATGGCCAACGTACCGAAATCCTGTGTGCGAATTGTGGCGGTCATCTTGGGCACGTCTTTGTCGGTGAAAATCTGACGCCGAAGGACCTGCGGCACTGTGTCAATTCGGTATCTATGGTGTTTGAAGCGACGGATGCGAAAGAAGATGTTGCCCCCACAACCGCATTGGCAACTTTTGGAGGCGGTTGTTTCTGGTGCACTGAAGCCGTGTTTAAATCGCTGCAAGGTGTGTTGCAGGTGACGCCGGGCTATGCGGGCGGCGAAGAAAGCACGGCGCATTATCGCCGCGTGTGCAACGGTGATACCGGGCATGCTGAAGTCGTACAAATAGTTTATGACCCTGCGCAGATCAGCTATCAGCAGTTGTTGGAGGTGTTTTTTGCTGCCCATGATCCGACTACGCTGAATCGGCAGGGGAATGATGTGGGTAGCCAGTATCGCTCGGTAATTTTTGCTCATGATGAACAGCAAATTGCCACGGCAGATGCCTTTATCAAAGCGCTGTCGCAAAGTGGCGAATATTCAACGGGTATTGTCACTGAACTCAGCGCTTATCAGACATTTTATCCGGCAGAGGCGGAACACTTAGACTACTATGCCGGGCACCAGCAGCAACCATACTGTGCCCTGGTGATCGGGCCGAAACTGGAAAAAATCCGTCACTATTTTGCCGACTGGCAAAAATAA
- a CDS encoding isopenicillin N synthase family oxygenase — MKLETIDFRAADAPQRFVESLRHTGFGVLSHHPIPQQLVQQIYQQWQSFFITDAKEQYLFNPATQDGFFPSRVSETAKGYSVKDIKEYFHVYPWGQIPPQLKTDILDYYQQANSFAAELLDWVERYSPAEVAANYREPLSQMIKDSQKTLLRILHYPPMTGHEAPGAIRAAAHEDINLLTVLPAANEPGLQVKSREGEWLDVPSDFGSIIINIGDMLQEASAGYFPSTTHRVVNPEGADMAKSRISLPLFLHPRPDVVLSDRYTADSYLMERLRELGVI; from the coding sequence ATGAAATTAGAAACCATCGATTTTCGTGCAGCAGATGCACCACAGCGTTTTGTTGAATCATTACGCCACACCGGTTTTGGTGTGCTCAGTCATCACCCGATTCCACAACAGCTGGTGCAGCAGATTTATCAGCAGTGGCAGAGTTTTTTCATCACTGATGCCAAAGAGCAATATCTGTTTAATCCTGCTACGCAGGACGGCTTCTTCCCATCACGAGTGTCAGAAACCGCCAAAGGCTATAGCGTTAAGGATATTAAAGAGTACTTCCATGTATATCCCTGGGGGCAGATCCCGCCGCAGCTGAAAACCGATATTCTGGATTATTACCAGCAGGCCAACAGCTTCGCCGCCGAGCTGTTAGATTGGGTTGAACGTTATTCGCCGGCTGAGGTTGCAGCTAACTACCGTGAACCGCTGTCTCAGATGATCAAGGATAGTCAGAAAACCTTGTTGAGGATCCTGCATTATCCGCCGATGACCGGCCATGAAGCGCCTGGCGCTATCCGCGCAGCTGCCCACGAAGATATCAACCTGCTGACGGTGTTGCCTGCCGCAAACGAACCCGGACTGCAGGTAAAATCACGTGAAGGTGAATGGCTTGATGTGCCCAGTGATTTTGGCAGTATCATTATCAATATCGGTGATATGTTACAGGAAGCTTCCGCTGGCTACTTTCCGTCCACCACGCACAGAGTGGTTAATCCTGAAGGTGCCGACATGGCCAAGTCACGAATTTCCCTGCCGCTATTCCTGCACCCGAGACCAGACGTGGTGCTGTCCGACCGTTACACTGCTGACAGTTATCTGATGGAACGCCTGCGAGAACTTGGTGTTATCTGA
- the nhaC gene encoding Na+/H+ antiporter NhaC — protein sequence MTTPKPLPSFALALLPILVMFSLLIIGYGLLGLRIEALLLISAAITGVIAFKMGYCWDEIMGAIVAKLAKAMPVILILVAVGGLIASWMISGTIPYMVYWGLRLISPQYILIGAFFVTSVVSVFTGTSWGSAGTVGIALMGVAAGLDVSLPAAAGAVVSGAYFGDKLSPLSDSTNFAPIVANTTLYEHIQHMLCTTVPGFVIAAVVFWVAGHHHTEIICATTPPKVVNIIQGLEQLYHFNLALLLPPILILWGALAKKPVLPLMLAASALAITLGIALQGFSLQQSFQAFVGGFDTSMFHANTQPSGKISADIVTLLNRGGLAAMMPTILLVFCAFSFAGILSLTGALTVVLGRFLHLIHSTGQLILSTIIATITVVLTTSDGKLALLIPGELFQDAYVKMGLDTKNLSRTLEDAGTVIEPLVPWTAAGIYMAGTLGVTTLDYLPWAIQCYTGIIFALFYGFTGLTIVKRPTLIQQQDSCQ from the coding sequence GTGACAACACCCAAGCCGCTGCCGTCGTTTGCGCTAGCGCTGCTCCCCATTCTGGTAATGTTTAGCTTATTAATCATTGGCTATGGCTTACTGGGATTACGTATCGAAGCATTACTGCTCATCTCTGCGGCGATTACCGGTGTCATCGCCTTCAAAATGGGCTATTGCTGGGATGAAATCATGGGAGCCATCGTCGCCAAGTTAGCCAAAGCGATGCCAGTGATTTTGATTTTGGTCGCGGTTGGCGGCTTAATCGCCAGTTGGATGATCAGCGGCACCATTCCCTATATGGTTTATTGGGGACTAAGACTCATCAGTCCGCAATACATTCTGATCGGCGCATTTTTTGTCACAAGCGTTGTATCAGTTTTTACCGGAACCTCCTGGGGCTCAGCCGGCACTGTCGGGATTGCCTTGATGGGGGTAGCCGCCGGGTTGGATGTATCGCTGCCAGCCGCAGCGGGGGCTGTAGTATCTGGCGCCTATTTCGGCGATAAACTCTCGCCATTATCTGACTCCACTAATTTTGCCCCAATCGTCGCCAACACCACTTTGTATGAACACATACAACATATGCTATGCACGACCGTGCCGGGATTTGTTATCGCCGCTGTAGTATTTTGGGTTGCCGGCCACCACCACACTGAAATTATCTGTGCCACAACGCCGCCGAAAGTCGTCAACATTATTCAAGGGCTGGAGCAACTGTACCACTTTAATTTGGCGCTACTGTTACCACCGATACTCATCCTATGGGGAGCTCTGGCAAAAAAGCCGGTTCTACCATTAATGTTGGCGGCGTCAGCACTGGCAATAACGCTCGGAATAGCACTGCAAGGATTTAGTTTGCAGCAAAGTTTTCAGGCCTTCGTCGGTGGCTTTGATACCAGTATGTTTCACGCCAATACTCAACCATCAGGTAAAATCTCAGCGGATATTGTCACACTGCTGAACCGTGGTGGTCTCGCCGCCATGATGCCAACCATTCTGTTAGTATTCTGCGCATTTTCATTCGCGGGTATATTGAGTCTGACCGGAGCCCTGACGGTTGTTTTAGGACGCTTTTTACATCTGATCCACAGCACTGGTCAGTTGATTCTGTCGACTATCATTGCCACTATCACTGTGGTACTGACAACCAGCGACGGCAAATTGGCATTGCTGATCCCAGGAGAATTGTTTCAGGATGCCTACGTAAAAATGGGACTGGATACAAAAAACCTGTCACGCACACTTGAGGATGCTGGCACGGTTATCGAACCCTTAGTGCCCTGGACCGCGGCGGGGATCTATATGGCTGGCACACTGGGTGTTACCACGCTGGATTACTTGCCTTGGGCCATTCAATGTTACACCGGAATAATATTCGCATTGTTCTACGGATTTACCGGCCTGACCATCGTTAAACGGCCGACATTAATTCAGCAACAAGACAGTTGCCAATAA
- a CDS encoding MalY/PatB family protein, protein MTTAFDPVINRRHTGSVKWDFMAEKLGLDGDDLLPMWVSDYDFQCPPTVLQALHQRVEHGVFGYAERDAAYYQAIIDWYRTQHHVEIEKDWITTVHGILPGLAVLLEVLTESGDKVVMQTPGYGAFRKITELNKRVLLENPLLEHAGTYTLDLAQLEMCFQQGAKVLLFCNPHNPTGKAWSTDDIFAVAQLCHQYQVWLFSDEIWGDLNMPGHQCHSALSLPSAITQRLIVATASSKTFGLSSLRISNLMIPNAELKQQFIRRLDAHGMDVFNSLSMCAATAAYQTAADWLAELKQYLQHNVDLLADYLKQHLPQLHFTAPEAGYLAWIDCRALAISDHELEQKLVHAGLVASMGIGFGKQGSGFIRLNLGCPQETLKKALHMLSNALA, encoded by the coding sequence ATGACTACAGCTTTTGATCCGGTAATTAATCGTCGCCATACCGGTTCAGTGAAATGGGATTTTATGGCAGAAAAACTTGGCCTTGATGGTGACGATTTACTCCCGATGTGGGTCTCCGATTATGATTTTCAATGCCCGCCGACTGTGTTGCAGGCATTGCATCAACGGGTTGAGCATGGGGTATTTGGCTATGCCGAGCGTGACGCCGCCTATTACCAGGCGATTATTGACTGGTATCGCACGCAGCACCATGTAGAAATTGAAAAAGACTGGATCACCACTGTGCACGGGATTTTACCGGGGTTAGCGGTCCTGTTGGAGGTGCTGACCGAATCAGGTGACAAAGTGGTGATGCAAACACCAGGATATGGTGCATTTCGCAAAATCACCGAACTGAATAAACGGGTTTTACTGGAAAATCCGTTACTGGAACACGCAGGCACATACACTCTCGATTTAGCACAGTTAGAAATGTGCTTTCAGCAAGGCGCTAAAGTGCTGCTATTTTGTAATCCTCATAATCCTACTGGCAAGGCGTGGTCAACAGATGACATCTTCGCGGTAGCGCAGCTCTGCCATCAATACCAAGTGTGGTTATTTAGCGATGAAATCTGGGGCGATTTAAATATGCCAGGGCATCAATGCCATTCGGCATTATCTTTGCCCAGCGCTATAACACAGCGGCTGATTGTGGCTACAGCTTCCAGTAAAACATTCGGGTTATCGTCATTACGAATTTCAAACTTGATGATCCCCAATGCTGAATTGAAGCAACAGTTTATCCGCCGCCTAGATGCTCATGGTATGGATGTGTTTAACAGTCTTTCAATGTGTGCGGCGACGGCAGCTTACCAAACAGCTGCCGATTGGTTAGCAGAGTTGAAGCAATATCTGCAACATAACGTCGACCTGCTAGCCGACTATCTGAAGCAACATCTTCCGCAGCTGCACTTTACTGCGCCCGAAGCGGGTTACTTAGCCTGGATTGACTGCAGGGCATTAGCCATCAGCGACCATGAACTGGAACAAAAACTGGTGCATGCCGGTTTAGTCGCGAGTATGGGCATTGGCTTTGGTAAGCAAGGGAGTGGCTTTATCCGGCTAAATTTGGGTTGTCCTCAGGAAACCCTGAAAAAAGCCTTACATATGCTGAGTAACGCACTCGCGTAA
- the ylqF gene encoding ribosome biogenesis GTPase YlqF translates to MAVQWYPGHMHKARKEIEETMPQIDLVIEVLDARIPYSSENPMVAQLRGDRPCIKLLNKADLADPEVTAQWIEYLEREQGVKAQAISTTLQPGALKALPDLCRKLVPQAEGDVRDIRTMIMGIPNVGKSTIINTLAGRVVAKTGNEPAVTKGQQRINLKNGIVLSDTPGILWPKVDNEASGYRLAVTGAIKDTAIEYDDVAMFAAGYFLEAYPDQIKERYKLDELPETDIELLEEIGRRRGALRSGGYLDLHKASELLLHEYRSGKIGLLSLETPAMAEKEKVEVAEMLAIKEAEKEARRAELKRKHSGKRH, encoded by the coding sequence ATGGCCGTTCAATGGTATCCGGGGCATATGCACAAAGCCCGCAAAGAGATTGAAGAGACAATGCCGCAAATCGATCTGGTGATCGAGGTGCTGGACGCCCGCATTCCTTACAGCAGTGAAAACCCCATGGTCGCACAACTCCGTGGAGACCGGCCTTGCATTAAACTGCTGAATAAAGCTGATTTAGCTGATCCGGAAGTTACCGCGCAATGGATTGAATATCTGGAACGCGAACAAGGCGTAAAAGCCCAGGCTATCTCTACCACTTTGCAACCTGGAGCATTAAAAGCGCTGCCCGATCTGTGTCGTAAGCTGGTGCCCCAGGCAGAGGGCGATGTGCGTGATATTCGCACTATGATTATGGGCATTCCTAACGTAGGGAAATCTACCATTATCAATACCTTGGCCGGACGCGTGGTTGCCAAAACGGGCAATGAACCTGCGGTTACGAAAGGCCAGCAACGCATCAACCTGAAAAACGGCATCGTGCTATCTGATACTCCGGGAATTCTGTGGCCCAAAGTCGACAACGAAGCATCCGGTTACCGCTTGGCCGTTACGGGTGCTATTAAAGATACGGCTATTGAGTACGATGATGTTGCTATGTTTGCCGCAGGCTATTTCCTTGAAGCTTATCCAGACCAAATCAAAGAACGTTATAAGCTGGATGAACTGCCAGAAACCGATATCGAGCTATTGGAAGAGATTGGCCGCCGTCGTGGCGCGTTGCGCTCTGGTGGTTATCTGGATCTCCACAAAGCCTCAGAACTGCTGCTGCATGAATATCGCTCTGGGAAAATTGGCTTGTTATCGCTGGAAACCCCGGCCATGGCAGAAAAAGAGAAAGTAGAAGTGGCTGAAATGCTCGCGATTAAGGAAGCCGAGAAAGAAGCCCGCCGCGCTGAGCTTAAACGTAAACATTCAGGTAAGCGTCATTAA
- a CDS encoding low molecular weight protein-tyrosine-phosphatase, which yields MIWSALNLTEVRSILFVCMGNICRSPTAEAVARLKAAEYGLDLIVDSAGTIGYHQGEAPDRRARQAGQKRGLDFTNMRARQVIDADFARFDLILAADRHNLGDLQQRCPKVYQHKLGLILAFADEEVKEVPDPYYGGDTGFERVLDLLELAMAGLFSRILNR from the coding sequence TTGATTTGGTCTGCTCTTAACCTGACTGAGGTTCGTAGTATCCTGTTTGTTTGCATGGGCAATATCTGTCGTTCTCCTACGGCAGAAGCTGTTGCTCGCTTAAAAGCCGCTGAATATGGGCTGGATTTAATAGTGGATTCTGCTGGCACGATTGGCTATCACCAAGGTGAAGCGCCAGATAGGCGAGCTCGTCAGGCAGGGCAAAAGCGTGGCCTCGATTTTACCAATATGCGCGCCCGACAAGTTATCGATGCAGATTTTGCACGGTTTGATCTGATCCTAGCGGCAGACAGGCATAATCTTGGTGACCTCCAACAGCGTTGCCCCAAAGTGTACCAACATAAACTGGGACTTATCTTGGCATTTGCCGATGAAGAAGTTAAAGAAGTGCCCGATCCCTATTATGGTGGCGATACAGGTTTTGAGCGGGTGTTGGATTTACTCGAATTGGCTATGGCAGGACTGTTTAGCCGAATATTGAATCGATAA